In a single window of the Bacillus clarus genome:
- the ftsH gene encoding ATP-dependent zinc metalloprotease FtsH, whose amino-acid sequence MNRIFRNTIFYLLIFLVVIGIVSYFNGSTQKTTSVSYDKFITKLEAGEVRNVQLQPKNGVFEVKGQFSTSNQGDQFVTYAPNTEELQKKINDKVKGAEVKYQPAEETSAWVTFFTSIIPFVIIFILFFFLLNQAQGGGSRVMNFGKSKAKLYNDEKKKVRFRDVAGADEEKQELVEVVEFLKDPRKFAEVGARIPKGVLLVGPPGTGKTLLARAVAGEAGVPFFSISGSDFVEMFVGVGASRVRDLFENAKKNAPCIIFIDEIDAVGRQRGAGLGGGHDEREQTLNQLLVEMDGFGANEGIIIIAATNRPDILDPALLRPGRFDRQITVDRPDVNGREAVLKVHARNKPLDEDINLRAIATRTPGFSGADLENLLNEAALVAARQDKKKIDMSDIDEATDRVIAGPAKKSRVISEKERNIVAFHEAGHTVIGVVLDEADIVHKVTIVPRGQAGGYAVMLPKEDRYFMTKPELLDKITGLLGGRVAEEIVFGEVSTGAHNDFQRATGIARRMVTEFGMSDKLGPMQFGSSQGGQVFLGRDFHSEQNYSDAIAHEIDVEMQTIMKECYARAKQILTDKRDKLDIIAKTLLEVETLDAEQINHLYEHGTLPERKKSSDDVKVNITMKKEDENVEDKEETKE is encoded by the coding sequence ATGAATCGTATCTTCCGTAATACCATCTTTTATTTACTGATATTCTTAGTAGTAATTGGAATCGTAAGCTATTTTAATGGTTCGACGCAAAAAACGACATCAGTTAGCTACGATAAATTCATTACTAAACTTGAAGCAGGTGAAGTGCGTAATGTGCAGCTTCAACCGAAAAATGGTGTATTTGAAGTAAAAGGACAATTCAGTACTTCTAACCAGGGGGACCAATTCGTTACTTATGCACCAAATACTGAAGAGTTACAAAAGAAAATTAATGATAAAGTGAAAGGTGCTGAAGTTAAGTATCAACCAGCAGAGGAAACAAGTGCTTGGGTAACATTCTTTACTTCTATCATCCCGTTTGTCATTATCTTCATTTTATTCTTCTTCTTATTAAACCAAGCTCAGGGCGGTGGTAGCCGTGTTATGAACTTCGGGAAGAGTAAGGCGAAGTTATACAATGATGAAAAGAAAAAGGTGCGTTTCAGAGATGTTGCTGGAGCAGATGAAGAAAAACAAGAACTTGTTGAGGTAGTTGAATTCTTGAAAGACCCTCGTAAGTTTGCTGAAGTTGGTGCTCGTATTCCGAAGGGTGTTCTTTTAGTGGGACCTCCGGGTACAGGTAAAACTTTACTTGCACGTGCTGTTGCGGGTGAAGCTGGCGTTCCATTCTTCTCTATTAGTGGTTCTGATTTCGTAGAGATGTTTGTCGGTGTCGGTGCTTCACGTGTACGTGATTTATTTGAAAATGCAAAGAAAAATGCTCCTTGTATCATTTTCATTGATGAGATTGATGCAGTAGGGCGTCAACGTGGCGCAGGTCTTGGCGGTGGTCATGATGAGCGTGAACAAACGTTGAACCAACTTCTTGTTGAAATGGATGGATTCGGTGCAAATGAAGGTATTATTATCATCGCTGCAACAAACCGTCCAGATATTCTTGATCCAGCGTTATTACGTCCAGGTCGTTTTGACCGTCAAATTACAGTGGATCGTCCAGATGTAAATGGTCGTGAAGCAGTACTAAAAGTACACGCTCGTAATAAGCCGCTTGATGAGGATATTAATTTAAGAGCAATTGCGACTCGTACACCAGGATTCTCTGGTGCGGATCTTGAAAACTTATTAAACGAAGCGGCGCTAGTAGCTGCGCGTCAAGATAAGAAGAAAATTGATATGTCTGATATCGATGAGGCAACGGATCGCGTTATCGCAGGTCCAGCTAAGAAAAGTCGTGTTATTTCTGAAAAAGAACGTAATATCGTTGCATTCCATGAAGCTGGCCATACTGTAATTGGTGTTGTCCTTGATGAAGCAGATATCGTCCATAAAGTAACAATTGTCCCTCGTGGTCAAGCTGGTGGATATGCTGTAATGCTTCCGAAAGAAGATCGTTACTTCATGACAAAACCAGAATTACTTGATAAAATCACTGGTTTACTTGGTGGTCGAGTAGCTGAGGAGATTGTATTTGGTGAAGTAAGTACAGGTGCTCACAACGACTTCCAACGTGCGACTGGTATTGCAAGACGTATGGTTACAGAATTCGGTATGAGTGATAAGCTTGGACCGATGCAATTTGGTAGCTCACAAGGTGGCCAAGTGTTCTTAGGAAGAGACTTCCATTCAGAACAAAACTACAGTGATGCAATTGCACATGAAATTGATGTGGAAATGCAAACAATTATGAAAGAGTGTTATGCTCGTGCAAAACAAATTCTTACTGACAAACGAGATAAGCTTGATATTATCGCGAAAACGTTACTTGAAGTAGAAACATTAGATGCAGAGCAAATCAATCATTTATATGAGCATGGAACTTTACCAGAACGCAAAAAGTCTTCTGATGATGTGAAAGTAAACATCACAATGAAAAAAGAAGATGAAAACGTAGAAGATAAAGAAGAAACGAAGGAGTGA
- a CDS encoding type III pantothenate kinase gives MIFVLDVGNTNAVLGVFEEGKLRQHWRMETDRHKTEDEYGMLVKQLLEHEGLSFQDVKGIIVSSVVPPIMFALERMCEKYFKIKPLVVGPGIKTGLNIKYENPREVGADRIVNAVAGIQLYGSPLIIVDFGTATTYCYINEDKHYMGGVITPGIMISAEALYSRAAKLPRIEITKPSSVVGKNTVSAMQAGILYGYVGQVEGIVKRMKEEAKQEPTVIATGGLAKLIAEESNVIDIVDPFLTLKGLHMLYERNANLQHEKGE, from the coding sequence ATGATTTTTGTATTGGATGTAGGGAACACAAATGCGGTACTTGGCGTTTTTGAAGAGGGGAAACTTCGTCAACATTGGCGTATGGAAACAGATCGTCATAAAACAGAAGATGAATATGGAATGTTAGTGAAACAGTTACTTGAGCATGAAGGTCTTTCTTTTCAAGATGTGAAAGGGATTATTGTTTCTTCAGTTGTACCACCAATTATGTTCGCGTTAGAGCGTATGTGTGAGAAGTATTTTAAAATTAAGCCTCTTGTAGTAGGGCCAGGAATAAAAACTGGTTTAAATATTAAATATGAAAATCCTCGTGAAGTAGGAGCGGATCGTATTGTAAATGCAGTAGCAGGTATTCAATTATACGGAAGTCCACTTATTATTGTCGATTTTGGTACAGCTACTACATATTGTTATATTAATGAGGATAAGCATTATATGGGTGGCGTAATTACACCGGGAATTATGATTTCAGCAGAAGCTTTATATAGTAGAGCGGCAAAACTTCCTCGTATCGAAATTACAAAACCGAGTAGTGTTGTTGGGAAAAATACAGTGAGTGCAATGCAAGCAGGTATCCTTTATGGATATGTTGGGCAAGTGGAAGGTATTGTTAAGCGTATGAAAGAGGAAGCTAAACAAGAGCCGACGGTTATTGCAACTGGTGGACTGGCGAAATTGATTGCGGAAGAATCTAATGTAATTGATATTGTAGATCCATTTTTAACATTAAAAGGCTTGCATATGCTATATGAACGTAATGCGAATTTACAACATGAGAAGGGTGAATAA
- the hslO gene encoding redox-regulated molecular chaperone HslO, translated as MKDYLVKALAFNGEVRAYSVRTTNTVSEAQRRHDTWRTASAALGRSLTTGTMMGAMLKGEQKLTIKVEGNGPIGPILVDAHANGDVRGYVTNPHVDFEGTEQGKLRVYQAVGTEGFVTVIKDIGMREPFIGQSPIVSGELGEDFTYYFAVSEQTPSSVGVGVLVNGDDSILAAGGFILQIMPGAQEETISFIEDHLQKIPPVSTLIEQGLSPEELLYEVLGEDKVKVLETMDVQFNCTCSRERIESVLISLGKTELEQVREEEEETEVHCHFCNERYKFSKEDITNLIENL; from the coding sequence ATGAAAGATTATTTAGTAAAAGCGTTAGCGTTTAATGGAGAGGTTCGTGCTTATAGTGTACGCACAACAAACACAGTAAGTGAGGCGCAAAGACGTCATGATACATGGAGAACAGCTTCAGCAGCACTTGGTCGTTCTTTAACAACAGGTACAATGATGGGCGCTATGCTAAAAGGCGAGCAAAAGTTAACGATTAAGGTAGAGGGTAACGGTCCGATTGGTCCTATCTTAGTGGATGCTCATGCAAATGGAGATGTACGTGGTTATGTAACGAATCCACATGTGGATTTTGAAGGAACGGAACAAGGGAAATTACGTGTATATCAAGCGGTAGGTACAGAAGGATTTGTAACGGTAATTAAGGACATTGGTATGCGTGAACCGTTTATCGGTCAATCTCCAATTGTTTCAGGAGAACTAGGGGAAGATTTCACATATTATTTCGCGGTTTCTGAGCAGACGCCTTCTTCTGTCGGTGTCGGTGTTCTCGTAAATGGAGATGATAGTATATTGGCAGCGGGTGGATTCATTCTGCAAATTATGCCAGGTGCGCAGGAAGAAACAATTTCATTTATTGAAGATCATTTGCAAAAAATCCCTCCTGTTTCAACGTTGATTGAACAAGGTCTTTCTCCAGAGGAGTTACTATATGAAGTGCTAGGAGAAGATAAAGTAAAAGTATTAGAAACGATGGATGTACAATTTAATTGTACTTGTTCACGCGAGCGTATTGAAAGTGTGCTAATTAGTTTAGGTAAGACAGAGTTAGAGCAGGTTCGTGAGGAAGAAGAAGAGACGGAAGTGCATTGTCATTTCTGTAACGAACGATATAAATTCTCTAAAGAAGACATTACAAACTTAATTGAAAATCTGTAA
- the cysK gene encoding cysteine synthase A, with product MRVAQSVSELIGKTPIVKLNRIVESDSADIYLKLEFMNPGSSVKDRIALAMIEDAEQKGLLKEGDTIIEPTSGNTGIGLAMVAAAKGYKAILVMPETMSIERRNLLRAYGAELVLTPGPEGMGGAIRKATELAKEHGYFIPQQFQNQANPEIHRLTTGPEIVEQMGDQLDAFIAGIGTGGTITGAGEVLKEAYKDIKIYAVEPADSPVLSGGKPGPHKIQGIGAGFVPETLDVEVYDEIIQVKSEQAFEYARKVAREEGILVGISSGAVIYAAKEVAKKLGKGKKVLVIIPSNGERYLSTPLYQFES from the coding sequence ATGCGAGTGGCACAATCAGTTTCAGAATTAATCGGGAAAACGCCGATCGTTAAGTTGAACCGCATCGTAGAATCAGACAGCGCAGATATATACTTAAAATTAGAATTTATGAATCCAGGGAGTAGTGTTAAAGATCGTATTGCGTTAGCTATGATCGAAGATGCTGAACAAAAAGGATTATTAAAAGAAGGCGATACAATCATTGAGCCGACGAGTGGTAACACTGGTATCGGTTTAGCGATGGTAGCAGCTGCTAAAGGATATAAGGCTATTTTAGTAATGCCAGAAACAATGAGCATTGAGCGTCGTAATTTATTGCGTGCTTACGGTGCTGAATTGGTATTAACTCCAGGGCCTGAAGGAATGGGCGGGGCAATTCGTAAAGCGACTGAATTAGCAAAAGAGCATGGTTACTTTATACCACAACAATTTCAAAACCAAGCGAATCCGGAAATTCATCGTTTAACAACAGGTCCCGAAATTGTTGAACAAATGGGTGACCAATTAGATGCATTTATCGCAGGTATTGGTACTGGTGGAACAATTACAGGTGCTGGTGAAGTGCTGAAAGAAGCGTATAAAGATATTAAAATTTATGCGGTAGAACCTGCAGATTCTCCAGTTTTATCTGGCGGAAAGCCAGGACCTCATAAAATCCAAGGGATCGGGGCAGGTTTTGTTCCGGAGACGTTGGATGTAGAGGTGTATGATGAAATCATTCAAGTTAAATCAGAACAAGCGTTTGAGTATGCGCGAAAAGTAGCTCGTGAAGAAGGTATTTTAGTCGGTATTTCTTCAGGTGCTGTCATCTATGCGGCGAAGGAAGTTGCTAAGAAATTAGGTAAAGGGAAAAAAGTACTTGTTATCATTCCAAGTAATGGTGAGCGTTATTTAAGTACACCACTTTATCAATTTGAATCATAA
- the trpE gene encoding anthranilate synthase component I, whose product MQRRKSLALSIPYQLDFFKQYKFLSQDKPQHILLESGRGGRYSIVGLEPVAVIQGKNETLHISESGKETIERGNPLNLMQDYMEKWKTDHNPEYPPFQGGAIGYFSYDCIRYIEKIPSLAKDDIDIPDIFFLLFDDVFVYDQKEQVLWIITHYIDKHEEVEGRLNKWKDLWEKEAPETKVPFECPENKKEAVAFTEEGFMKAVQRIQEYIGAGDVFQVNLSTRQEKTLQTHPFEIYTSLRKINPSPYMGYLELGDFQIVSGSPELLIKKQGKEVSTRPIAGTRSRGENEQEDEKLAKELIENEKERAEHVMLVDLERNDLGRVCKYGTVEVDEFMVIEKYSHVMHIVSNVRGEVEEDKDAFDLVKAVFPGGTITGAPKIRTMEIIEELEPVRRGIYTGSIGWIGYSGDTELNIVIRTLLAKDGKAHVQAGAGIVIDSNPKNEYKESLKKAIALWRAKESSEETVR is encoded by the coding sequence ATGCAACGAAGAAAATCTTTAGCGCTTTCTATTCCATATCAGTTAGATTTCTTTAAGCAATATAAATTTCTTTCCCAGGATAAGCCGCAACATATTTTGTTAGAAAGTGGCCGTGGTGGTCGTTACAGTATTGTAGGGCTTGAACCTGTCGCGGTAATTCAGGGGAAGAATGAGACGTTACATATAAGTGAAAGTGGTAAGGAAACAATAGAACGAGGGAATCCCTTAAACTTAATGCAAGATTATATGGAGAAATGGAAAACGGATCATAACCCAGAGTATCCACCTTTCCAAGGTGGAGCGATTGGATACTTTAGTTATGACTGTATTCGTTATATTGAAAAAATTCCTTCTCTTGCGAAGGACGATATAGATATACCTGATATATTCTTTTTACTATTTGACGACGTGTTTGTCTATGATCAAAAAGAACAAGTGTTATGGATTATTACACATTATATAGATAAGCATGAAGAGGTGGAGGGGCGTTTGAATAAATGGAAAGACCTTTGGGAAAAAGAAGCACCTGAGACAAAGGTTCCATTTGAATGCCCTGAAAATAAAAAAGAAGCGGTAGCATTTACAGAAGAAGGTTTTATGAAAGCTGTTCAGCGTATTCAAGAATACATTGGGGCTGGAGATGTATTTCAAGTAAACTTGTCAACGAGACAAGAGAAAACACTACAAACACATCCATTTGAAATTTATACAAGCCTTCGTAAAATTAATCCATCCCCATATATGGGATATTTAGAACTTGGGGATTTTCAAATTGTTAGTGGTTCACCAGAATTACTAATAAAAAAACAGGGGAAAGAAGTAAGTACAAGGCCAATTGCGGGTACGCGCTCCAGAGGAGAGAATGAACAAGAAGATGAGAAGCTGGCAAAAGAGTTGATTGAAAACGAGAAGGAACGAGCAGAACATGTCATGCTTGTGGATTTAGAACGAAACGATTTGGGCCGGGTTTGTAAATATGGCACTGTTGAAGTGGATGAATTTATGGTAATTGAAAAATACTCACACGTAATGCATATTGTTTCTAATGTGCGTGGTGAGGTGGAAGAAGATAAAGATGCTTTCGACTTGGTGAAGGCGGTATTTCCGGGTGGAACAATTACCGGTGCCCCGAAAATACGTACGATGGAAATTATTGAAGAATTAGAACCTGTTCGTCGAGGGATTTATACAGGATCAATCGGTTGGATTGGTTATTCTGGAGATACGGAATTGAATATTGTAATCAGGACGCTACTCGCTAAGGATGGAAAAGCCCATGTGCAGGCTGGAGCGGGGATTGTAATTGACTCAAATCCCAAAAATGAATATAAAGAGTCGTTAAAAAAGGCAATCGCTTTATGGCGTGCAAAAGAAAGTAGCGAAGAAACGGTTAGGTGA
- the pabA gene encoding aminodeoxychorismate/anthranilate synthase component II, translating into MILMIDNYDSFTFNLVQFLGELGQELVVKRNDEVTISDIENIKPDFLMISPGPCSPNEAGISMEVIKHFAGKIPIFGVCLGHQSIAQVFGGEVVRADRLMHGKTSLMHHDGKTIFSDIPNPFTATRYHSLIVKEETLPDCLEITSWTEEGEIMALRHKTLPIEGVQFHPESIMTSHGKELLQNFIRTYSPSVTLC; encoded by the coding sequence ATGATATTAATGATTGATAATTATGATTCTTTTACATTTAATTTAGTACAGTTTCTTGGAGAACTTGGACAAGAGCTTGTTGTTAAGCGTAATGATGAAGTGACTATTTCAGATATTGAGAATATAAAACCGGATTTTTTAATGATTTCGCCAGGTCCGTGCAGTCCGAATGAGGCGGGGATCAGTATGGAGGTTATTAAACATTTTGCAGGGAAGATTCCGATCTTTGGAGTTTGCCTTGGACATCAATCAATTGCGCAAGTGTTTGGGGGAGAGGTTGTTCGCGCAGACCGATTAATGCATGGGAAAACATCGCTTATGCATCATGATGGAAAGACGATTTTCTCGGACATTCCTAATCCATTTACTGCAACGCGTTATCATTCCCTTATTGTTAAGGAAGAGACGTTACCAGATTGTTTAGAGATTACATCTTGGACAGAGGAAGGGGAAATTATGGCGCTTCGTCATAAAACACTGCCAATTGAAGGTGTGCAATTCCATCCGGAATCTATTATGACTTCCCACGGGAAAGAGTTGCTACAGAATTTCATTCGTACATATAGCCCAAGCGTGACATTATGTTAA
- the pabC gene encoding aminodeoxychorismate lyase produces the protein MLIYVNGAYVEASEARISPYDHGYLYGLGVFETFRIYNGHPFLLDDHYKRLMDALAILQIKWTMTKDEVMLILKNLLVKNGLKHAYVRFNVSAGIDEIGLQTGVYEEPSVIVFIKPLVAPGDVVEKEGVILKQVRNTPEGAFRLKSHHYLNNILGKREIGNVVNKEGIFLTETGYVAEGIVSNLFFVKGDILYTPSLETGILNGITRAFIIKVAEKLGIEVKEGFFTKDELLSANEVFVTNSIQEIVPLYYIEGKDFPGKVGMVTKRLMDFYEMQREQLWSRNELQRGDV, from the coding sequence ATGTTAATTTACGTAAATGGTGCGTATGTAGAAGCGAGTGAAGCGAGGATTTCTCCTTATGACCATGGTTACCTATATGGGCTTGGGGTCTTTGAGACGTTTCGTATTTATAATGGTCATCCTTTTTTGTTGGATGATCATTATAAACGTTTAATGGATGCTTTGGCTATATTGCAAATCAAATGGACAATGACAAAAGATGAAGTGATGCTTATTTTAAAGAACCTACTCGTTAAGAATGGATTGAAGCATGCGTATGTGCGCTTTAATGTATCAGCGGGTATAGATGAAATAGGATTGCAAACGGGAGTGTATGAAGAACCATCTGTTATTGTTTTTATAAAACCTTTAGTAGCTCCAGGGGATGTAGTGGAAAAAGAAGGAGTTATTTTAAAGCAAGTGCGAAATACACCAGAGGGTGCGTTTCGCCTAAAGTCCCACCACTATTTAAATAATATTTTAGGGAAACGCGAAATTGGAAATGTTGTGAATAAAGAAGGTATTTTCCTTACCGAAACAGGTTATGTTGCAGAGGGGATTGTTTCGAATCTCTTTTTTGTTAAAGGGGATATTTTGTATACTCCTTCATTAGAAACAGGGATTTTAAACGGTATCACTCGTGCATTTATTATAAAGGTTGCTGAAAAGCTGGGTATAGAAGTAAAGGAAGGTTTCTTTACGAAAGATGAATTGCTTTCAGCGAATGAAGTGTTCGTAACAAACTCCATTCAAGAGATTGTCCCTCTTTATTATATAGAGGGGAAAGATTTCCCGGGTAAAGTGGGAATGGTTACAAAAAGGTTAATGGATTTTTATGAAATGCAGAGAGAGCAATTGTGGAGCAGAAATGAATTGCAAAGAGGAGATGTGTAG
- the folP gene encoding dihydropteroate synthase: MNCKEEMCSLKWDYDLRCGEYTLNLNEKTLIMGILNVTPDSFSDGGSYNEVDAAVRHAKEMKNEGAHIIDIGGESTRPGFAKVSVEEEIKRVVPMIQAVSKEVKLPISIDTYKAEVAKQAIEAGAHIINDIWGAKAEPKIAEVAAHYDVPIILMHNRDNMNYRNLMADMIADLHESIKIAKDAGVRDENIILDPGIGFAKTPEQNLEAMRNLEQLNVLGYPVLLGTSRKSFIGHVLDLPVEERLEGTGATVCLGIEKGCEFVRVHDVKEMARMAQMMDAMIGKGEK, from the coding sequence ATGAATTGCAAAGAGGAGATGTGTAGTTTGAAGTGGGATTATGATTTGCGCTGCGGCGAATATACATTGAATTTAAATGAAAAGACATTGATTATGGGGATTTTAAATGTAACACCGGATTCATTTTCTGATGGTGGGAGTTACAATGAGGTAGATGCCGCAGTGCGCCATGCGAAGGAAATGAAAAATGAAGGTGCTCATATTATTGATATCGGCGGTGAATCTACTCGTCCGGGCTTCGCTAAAGTTTCAGTAGAAGAAGAAATAAAGCGAGTTGTTCCAATGATACAGGCAGTTTCAAAAGAAGTAAAGTTGCCTATTTCCATTGATACGTATAAAGCTGAGGTTGCGAAACAAGCGATTGAAGCTGGCGCTCATATCATTAATGATATTTGGGGAGCGAAGGCGGAACCGAAGATTGCTGAAGTTGCAGCCCATTATGATGTGCCTATTATTTTAATGCATAATCGAGATAATATGAATTATCGTAATTTAATGGCTGATATGATTGCTGATTTGCATGAGAGTATTAAAATTGCTAAAGATGCTGGTGTACGAGATGAGAATATTATTTTAGACCCAGGTATTGGTTTTGCGAAAACACCTGAACAAAATTTAGAAGCAATGCGTAATTTAGAGCAGTTAAATGTATTAGGTTACCCGGTTCTATTAGGTACTTCAAGAAAGTCCTTTATTGGGCATGTATTAGATTTACCGGTGGAGGAACGTCTTGAAGGAACGGGTGCTACCGTTTGTCTTGGTATTGAAAAGGGCTGTGAGTTTGTTCGTGTTCACGATGTAAAAGAAATGGCACGTATGGCACAGATGATGGATGCGATGATTGGTAAGGGGGAAAAGTAA
- the folB gene encoding dihydroneopterin aldolase: MDKIYIHDMEFYGYHGVFPEENKLGQRFKVDLTVELDLKRAGESDDLEHSVNYGELFELCRKVVEDRTYKLVESIAENIAADILKQYESISRCTIKVIKPDPPIPGHYRAVAVEITRERP; the protein is encoded by the coding sequence TTGGATAAAATTTATATCCATGATATGGAGTTTTACGGTTATCATGGTGTATTCCCAGAAGAAAATAAATTAGGTCAGAGATTTAAAGTGGACTTAACGGTGGAATTGGACCTGAAACGTGCAGGGGAAAGTGATGACTTAGAGCATTCTGTCAATTATGGAGAGCTTTTCGAATTATGTAGGAAAGTTGTTGAAGATAGAACGTATAAGCTTGTAGAGAGTATTGCTGAAAATATCGCTGCAGATATATTGAAACAATATGAAAGTATTTCACGATGTACAATAAAAGTTATTAAACCAGATCCGCCAATACCGGGGCATTATCGTGCTGTGGCGGTAGAAATTACGAGAGAACGTCCATGA
- the folK gene encoding 2-amino-4-hydroxy-6-hydroxymethyldihydropteridine diphosphokinase, giving the protein MNNIAYIALGSNIGERYTYLTEAIQFLNKNLYIRVDDVSSVYETEPVGYTDQSCFLNLVIKISTNLSPQELLKVTQKVENDLGRKREIRWGPRTIDLDILLYNQENIEAENLIVPHPRMFERAFVIVPLLEINQDIKQDISRSQVEEMKRREGVTVWKQKNGEDAFVLFES; this is encoded by the coding sequence ATGAATAATATAGCGTACATTGCGTTAGGTTCAAATATTGGAGAGCGTTATACGTATTTAACTGAAGCAATTCAGTTTCTAAATAAAAATCTTTATATCCGAGTTGATGATGTTTCGTCTGTATATGAAACTGAACCAGTTGGCTATACTGACCAAAGTTGCTTTTTGAATTTGGTTATAAAAATTTCTACCAATTTATCACCGCAGGAATTATTGAAAGTAACGCAAAAAGTCGAGAATGACCTAGGAAGAAAAAGGGAAATTAGGTGGGGACCAAGAACCATCGACCTTGACATTTTGCTCTATAATCAAGAGAATATTGAAGCAGAGAATCTTATTGTTCCGCATCCACGGATGTTTGAAAGAGCTTTTGTTATCGTTCCGTTGTTAGAGATTAATCAAGATATAAAACAAGACATTTCACGTTCACAAGTAGAAGAAATGAAAAGGCGAGAGGGAGTAACGGTATGGAAGCAGAAAAATGGGGAAGACGCATTCGTGCTTTTCGAAAGCTAA
- a CDS encoding helix-turn-helix domain-containing protein, producing MEAEKWGRRIRAFRKLKGYTQEGFAKELGVSVSVLGEVERGNRSPSQDFVVEVAKTLKISIDELMPK from the coding sequence ATGGAAGCAGAAAAATGGGGAAGACGCATTCGTGCTTTTCGAAAGCTAAAAGGTTATACACAAGAAGGTTTTGCGAAGGAATTAGGGGTATCTGTATCGGTTTTAGGAGAAGTTGAGAGGGGAAATAGATCGCCTTCTCAAGATTTTGTAGTAGAAGTTGCTAAAACATTAAAAATCTCAATAGATGAATTAATGCCAAAGTGA